The following are encoded in a window of Brevibacillus sp. DP1.3A genomic DNA:
- a CDS encoding glycosyltransferase — protein sequence MKQLIEKIKPKKKEKIDEVLTVSKTERRVLSNVPDPEKIRVQVDRRGAKDTNEQGQLEDPEYLNRIRMLSLRYMADFPVTLLTKKQRVKEGVKARAVDISSTGLLVELDSEIEDIQVGQVFMIHCTIPPGTMPEGYESTVKLDATVVRWFTQEEDGRQKFMLAFEFSKPLTEYFRKKRWGYAIYIASASLFFAAAFIVLMRAESVIYFKYNMYLYLYSLIAAAFLLTRYLFGALYREVPVNPDYTPGVSIIIPCFNEEQWIHRTILSCVNQNYPIDKLEVIVVDDRSTDRSAEEIQKVIDMIHNEAERYMTRERVKMHILSENGGKRVALVKGVEMAKHDLVVFVDSDSFLEPTAIRNLVQPFQDPKMGGVAGRTDVENKFTNAITKLQTVRYYIAFRIMKAAESWFDSVTCLSGPLSCYRKELILQHSEAWLNQKFLGQPATFGDDRSMTNFILRTHRTGYQDSAICSTIVPSDMNIFLKQQMRWKRSWLRESLRASGFIWRKEPFMAIFFYIGLIVPIAAPVIVLYNLVYVPLVHHIFPGTFLMGLLLMALLMSLAHLFFRRSKLWVFGIVFCVFYELVLLWQMPVAWVTFWKSTWGTRETPQDVEARLKKEARKKNKKGFGLPF from the coding sequence ATGAAACAGTTGATAGAGAAAATAAAGCCTAAAAAGAAAGAGAAAATCGATGAAGTACTGACAGTTTCCAAAACGGAGAGGCGCGTGCTATCGAATGTGCCAGACCCGGAGAAAATTCGTGTCCAAGTGGACCGACGTGGTGCTAAAGATACGAATGAGCAAGGACAGCTGGAGGACCCAGAATATTTGAATCGCATTCGGATGCTGAGTCTGCGCTATATGGCGGATTTCCCGGTGACGCTATTGACCAAGAAACAGCGGGTCAAGGAAGGAGTCAAGGCCAGAGCCGTCGACATTTCTTCGACTGGCCTATTAGTTGAACTAGATTCAGAGATAGAAGACATCCAGGTGGGACAAGTGTTTATGATTCATTGCACAATCCCGCCAGGTACAATGCCAGAAGGCTATGAGTCAACGGTGAAGCTGGATGCAACTGTCGTTCGCTGGTTTACGCAGGAAGAGGACGGGCGTCAGAAGTTCATGCTCGCCTTCGAGTTTTCCAAACCGCTGACCGAGTATTTTCGCAAAAAGCGCTGGGGATACGCGATTTATATCGCAAGTGCCTCCCTGTTTTTCGCTGCGGCGTTTATCGTGCTCATGCGCGCGGAGAGCGTGATTTATTTCAAATACAACATGTACTTGTATTTGTACAGCTTGATTGCCGCTGCCTTTTTGCTGACACGGTATTTATTCGGTGCTCTTTATCGGGAGGTTCCCGTCAATCCGGACTATACACCGGGTGTGAGTATTATTATTCCGTGCTTCAACGAAGAGCAGTGGATTCACCGGACGATTTTGAGTTGTGTGAATCAGAACTACCCGATTGATAAGCTGGAGGTCATCGTGGTAGACGACCGCTCGACAGACCGATCAGCAGAAGAGATTCAAAAGGTCATCGATATGATTCATAACGAGGCCGAGCGCTATATGACTCGCGAACGCGTGAAGATGCACATTCTTTCTGAAAACGGCGGGAAACGGGTTGCTTTGGTAAAAGGTGTGGAAATGGCCAAGCACGATTTGGTTGTCTTCGTTGATTCGGACAGCTTTTTGGAACCGACTGCGATTCGCAACCTCGTACAGCCTTTCCAAGACCCGAAAATGGGTGGTGTCGCAGGGCGTACGGATGTGGAAAACAAGTTCACCAACGCAATCACCAAGCTCCAAACGGTTCGTTACTACATTGCTTTTCGCATTATGAAGGCGGCTGAGTCGTGGTTTGATAGTGTCACTTGCTTGTCTGGGCCGTTGTCTTGCTATCGCAAGGAATTGATTTTGCAGCATTCTGAAGCATGGCTGAATCAGAAGTTTCTCGGGCAGCCCGCCACTTTTGGCGATGACCGAAGCATGACCAACTTTATTTTGCGAACCCATCGGACAGGCTATCAGGATTCTGCAATTTGTTCGACGATTGTGCCGTCAGACATGAATATATTTTTGAAGCAGCAGATGCGCTGGAAGCGTTCGTGGTTGAGGGAATCTTTGCGTGCCAGCGGCTTTATTTGGCGCAAGGAGCCTTTTATGGCGATCTTCTTTTACATTGGTCTGATTGTTCCTATCGCTGCTCCCGTCATCGTACTGTACAACCTCGTATACGTTCCGCTCGTTCATCATATTTTCCCGGGTACGTTCTTAATGGGCTTGCTGTTGATGGCGCTCTTAATGAGCTTGGCTCATCTGTTTTTCCGTAGAAGCAAGCTATGGGTTTTCGGGATTGTCTTTTGTGTGTTTTATGAGCTGGTGTTGTTGTGGCAGATGCCTGTGGCTTGGGTGACATTCTGGAAATCTACTTGGGGTACGCGAGAAACACCGCAGGACGTTGAAGCGAGATTGAAAAAAGAAGCTCGAAAGAAGAACAAAAAAGGTTTTGGGCTGCCATTTTAA
- a CDS encoding nucleotide sugar dehydrogenase yields MNLYEGIVERKEKIAVVGLGYVGLPIAMALSKRAAVIGFDVNKEKVAAYQKGHFYDNDVDQELTSDAAIEITSDENRLQEARFFIVAVPTPVKSGNVPDLKYVESASRMVGRQLRKGSIVVFESTVYPGVTEEVCLPILESESGLRCGIDFKVGYSPERINPGDKVNRLENIVKIVSGMDEETLGIVASVYELVIKAGVYRAESIKVAEAAKVIENAQRDVNIAFMNELAMLFNQMDIPTKAVLQAAGTKWNFLPFSPGLVGGHCIGIDPYYLTYKAEDSGYRSRIILAARHINDGMGRYVAQQIIKMAVRSKLDLKNVRIGILGLSYKENCADIRNTKVTDIVEELREYGINPLVVDPMVNPQEAYEEYGIELSETKALHDLDIVVVAVPHAPFAQMEVADFAAMYGKNEAKIMIDIKETYSKADFENSGFHYWSL; encoded by the coding sequence ATGAATTTGTACGAAGGGATTGTGGAGAGAAAGGAGAAAATTGCTGTCGTCGGTCTTGGGTACGTAGGCCTGCCGATAGCGATGGCACTGTCCAAACGTGCGGCTGTGATCGGATTCGATGTAAACAAAGAAAAAGTAGCAGCCTATCAAAAGGGACACTTTTATGATAATGACGTGGATCAGGAGCTGACGAGTGACGCTGCTATTGAAATCACTTCAGATGAAAATAGATTGCAGGAAGCGCGATTTTTTATCGTGGCAGTGCCTACTCCGGTCAAAAGCGGCAATGTCCCCGACTTGAAATATGTAGAAAGTGCATCCCGCATGGTGGGCAGACAGTTGAGAAAAGGGTCAATCGTTGTCTTTGAATCAACCGTTTATCCAGGGGTAACCGAAGAAGTTTGCTTGCCAATCCTGGAGTCGGAGTCGGGCTTGCGTTGTGGCATAGACTTCAAGGTTGGCTATTCACCTGAACGCATCAACCCGGGAGACAAGGTAAATCGTTTGGAAAACATCGTCAAGATCGTATCGGGGATGGATGAAGAAACATTGGGAATCGTAGCAAGCGTCTACGAGCTCGTGATCAAGGCAGGCGTTTATCGAGCAGAAAGCATCAAGGTAGCGGAAGCGGCAAAAGTCATTGAAAATGCTCAGCGGGATGTCAATATTGCGTTTATGAATGAGCTGGCTATGCTGTTCAATCAGATGGATATTCCGACGAAGGCAGTATTGCAAGCGGCAGGAACCAAGTGGAACTTCCTCCCTTTTTCACCGGGCTTGGTCGGTGGGCATTGCATCGGTATCGACCCTTACTATTTAACGTACAAAGCAGAGGACAGTGGCTATCGCTCCCGCATCATTTTGGCGGCTAGACATATTAACGATGGCATGGGGAGATATGTCGCCCAACAAATTATCAAAATGGCTGTTCGTTCGAAGCTCGACCTCAAGAATGTACGGATTGGCATACTCGGACTGTCCTACAAAGAGAATTGCGCGGATATCAGAAATACCAAGGTGACGGATATCGTTGAGGAACTGAGGGAGTACGGGATCAACCCACTGGTCGTAGACCCGATGGTAAATCCTCAGGAGGCATACGAGGAATACGGCATCGAGTTGTCAGAGACGAAGGCTCTCCATGACTTGGACATTGTGGTTGTAGCCGTACCGCATGCTCCCTTTGCCCAGATGGAAGTCGCTGATTTTGCCGCGATGTACGGCAAGAATGAAGCAAAAATCATGATCGATATAAAAGAGACTTATTCCAAAGCTGACTTTGAAAACAGTGGATTTCATTACTGGAGCTTGTAG
- a CDS encoding polysaccharide deacetylase family protein, whose product MISHKKGASGSRLFHWISLVAIVALLAGCSPFQGKENGADNGPAPAKPEKIERYQGEKSKAVSMVYTTQRQLALTFNGMADKDTMKRLLEELDKYHIKAAFFMPGMRVAEEPDIAREIVARGHEIENNTLKQSDLQGQSYEKMYEDIKLANEVIKRETDKTPWYIRTKSGDYSDDLRLVAAHNGQEAVVSSSLFLHNWQKETEEQKIHYLRKYMNRGGIIAMDTEENKSVVENIRLLAEAATDVGYRFVPLHELIAQGGERKPLQEIPGFDAAKMNAAYYESKPKLIYRKETDKKMVALSFDDWGTDQTVTKILDILDKKGVKASFFLRADGVERNPNLARAIAEAGHDVANHTYSHPVNTKIAPEELQKEIVKAHQIITEAIQQKPTMYFRPPTGAFDEQTLKAIAATGYEDITIYDVTPSDYDKKRSADDIVKTIMEQTRSGSVILLHMLDDIHTIEALPIVIDQLRSKGYTLVPMTEMFGQ is encoded by the coding sequence ATGATTAGTCATAAGAAAGGGGCCAGTGGGTCCCGATTATTTCACTGGATCTCCCTGGTAGCGATCGTGGCATTGTTGGCAGGCTGTTCACCGTTTCAGGGGAAAGAAAACGGTGCAGATAACGGCCCAGCGCCGGCCAAACCTGAAAAAATCGAGCGTTACCAAGGGGAAAAGAGCAAGGCAGTGTCTATGGTCTACACGACGCAAAGACAGCTTGCTCTTACTTTTAATGGGATGGCAGATAAGGACACGATGAAAAGACTGCTCGAGGAGTTGGACAAGTACCACATCAAGGCAGCTTTTTTCATGCCAGGAATGAGAGTAGCGGAAGAGCCTGACATTGCGCGAGAAATTGTTGCCAGAGGTCACGAAATTGAAAACAACACATTAAAACAGTCAGATTTGCAAGGCCAATCTTACGAGAAAATGTACGAAGATATCAAATTGGCTAATGAGGTCATCAAAAGAGAGACCGACAAAACACCGTGGTATATCAGAACGAAGTCGGGCGATTACTCCGACGATCTTCGATTGGTAGCTGCGCATAATGGACAAGAAGCGGTCGTGTCCTCCAGTCTGTTTCTGCACAATTGGCAAAAAGAGACGGAGGAGCAAAAAATTCATTACTTAAGAAAATATATGAATCGCGGCGGCATCATCGCGATGGATACAGAGGAGAACAAGTCTGTCGTAGAAAACATCCGTCTTCTCGCAGAGGCAGCTACGGATGTCGGTTACAGATTCGTCCCATTGCACGAGTTGATTGCACAAGGCGGGGAGCGAAAGCCGCTGCAAGAAATTCCGGGTTTTGATGCAGCAAAAATGAATGCGGCGTACTACGAGTCCAAGCCAAAACTCATCTATCGAAAAGAAACAGACAAGAAGATGGTCGCCTTGTCCTTCGATGATTGGGGTACGGATCAAACAGTTACGAAGATTCTCGATATCTTGGACAAAAAAGGAGTAAAGGCTTCGTTTTTCCTTCGCGCAGATGGTGTAGAGCGAAATCCAAACTTGGCGAGAGCGATTGCGGAAGCGGGTCATGATGTAGCCAACCACACCTATTCTCACCCGGTAAATACCAAAATTGCGCCGGAAGAATTGCAAAAAGAGATTGTCAAAGCCCATCAGATCATTACCGAAGCGATTCAGCAGAAGCCGACGATGTATTTCAGACCACCAACTGGGGCGTTTGACGAACAGACACTCAAGGCGATTGCAGCGACGGGCTACGAGGATATTACGATTTATGATGTGACGCCGTCCGATTACGACAAGAAACGGAGTGCGGACGATATCGTCAAAACCATTATGGAGCAGACGCGGAGCGGAAGCGTGATTCTGCTGCACATGCTCGATGACATTCACACAATAGAGGCGCTACCAATCGTAATTGATCAGCTTAGAAGCAAAGGATACACGCTTGTACCCATGACAGAGATGTTTGGCCAATAA
- a CDS encoding aldehyde dehydrogenase family protein, translating to MKKQLYINGQWKEAKEYAPLYSPYSGELLAEIAQADEHDVDEAIKAAKATAKVMAKMPASQRALILEKAAAIMEARKEELAVILAQEAAKPLRTGRVEIARTIQTYKFAAEEAKRIHGETVPLDAAPGGEGRLAFTVRKPIGVVGAITPFNFPFNLVAHKVGPAIAAGNTVVLKPASQTPLSSLILADIFAEAGLPAGALNILPGKGAVVGEKLVSDSRIAAITFTGSPAVGIAMKNKAGLKRVTLELGSNSAVIIDHNVEITQALIDRCVMGAFSFSGQVCISLQRVYIHQSKYEEFLEKFKAGTEKLVLGDPLNEETDMSSVISAKDHERMGAWVQEAVEAGAHVVTGGKPVSDNLFAPTILTNVGANVAVSCQEVFGPIVVVTPFETMDEAIEAVNDSRFGLQAGIYTSDIHAAMRAAEELEVGGVMINDIPTFRVDNMPYGGVKDSGFGREGIKYAVEELTELKLIAIKL from the coding sequence ATGAAAAAGCAACTCTACATCAACGGACAATGGAAAGAAGCAAAAGAATACGCACCGCTCTACTCCCCGTATTCTGGGGAGCTGCTGGCTGAAATCGCTCAGGCAGACGAGCATGACGTCGACGAGGCAATCAAGGCGGCCAAAGCAACAGCCAAAGTCATGGCGAAAATGCCAGCCAGTCAGCGCGCCTTGATACTGGAGAAGGCCGCTGCGATTATGGAAGCACGGAAGGAGGAACTGGCGGTCATCCTCGCACAGGAAGCCGCCAAGCCACTTCGCACGGGTCGTGTAGAAATCGCTCGGACAATCCAGACCTACAAGTTCGCAGCAGAAGAAGCGAAGCGCATTCACGGAGAGACGGTGCCGCTCGATGCAGCACCGGGTGGTGAAGGACGTCTTGCTTTTACGGTACGTAAGCCGATTGGCGTAGTCGGCGCGATCACGCCTTTTAACTTTCCATTTAATCTCGTAGCACACAAGGTTGGGCCTGCCATTGCCGCAGGAAATACCGTTGTACTGAAGCCAGCGAGTCAGACGCCGCTTAGCTCGCTGATCCTGGCCGATATTTTCGCAGAGGCAGGCTTGCCAGCAGGAGCGCTCAATATTTTGCCTGGAAAAGGCGCAGTCGTAGGCGAAAAGCTGGTCAGTGACAGCCGAATTGCCGCGATTACGTTTACGGGAAGCCCAGCGGTTGGAATCGCGATGAAAAACAAAGCGGGACTCAAGCGCGTGACCTTGGAGCTTGGCTCCAACTCCGCAGTAATCATCGACCACAACGTGGAAATCACGCAAGCGTTGATTGATCGTTGCGTGATGGGTGCCTTCTCCTTTAGCGGTCAAGTGTGCATCTCGCTGCAACGCGTCTATATTCACCAGAGCAAGTACGAAGAGTTCCTGGAGAAGTTTAAGGCGGGCACAGAAAAGCTCGTGCTGGGTGATCCGCTGAACGAAGAGACAGACATGTCCTCTGTGATCTCCGCCAAGGATCATGAACGCATGGGAGCATGGGTACAGGAAGCAGTAGAAGCAGGTGCACATGTAGTTACTGGCGGGAAGCCTGTCAGTGACAACCTCTTTGCCCCTACGATTCTGACCAATGTGGGCGCGAATGTTGCCGTCTCCTGCCAAGAGGTTTTCGGTCCAATCGTAGTCGTTACACCGTTTGAGACAATGGACGAAGCGATTGAGGCGGTAAATGACTCCCGATTCGGCTTGCAGGCAGGTATCTATACGAGTGACATTCACGCGGCTATGCGTGCAGCGGAAGAGCTGGAGGTCGGAGGCGTGATGATCAACGACATTCCAACGTTCCGCGTAGACAACATGCCGTATGGCGGAGTAAAAGACAGTGGCTTTGGCCGCGAAGGGATCAAGTATGCGGTCGAGGAATTAACGGAACTAAAATTAATCGCGATCAAACTGTAA
- the gabT gene encoding 4-aminobutyrate--2-oxoglutarate transaminase — protein sequence MSKQRQFVNVAAGVPGPKGAALIEKRKQFVPKGVGNNTPVFVESALGALVTDVDGNTYIDFAGAIGTLNAGHCPPEVVEALKAQLDKYIHPCFHVGMYEPYVALAEKLTQITPGSFEKKTMLANSGAEAVENAVKIARKYTGRPGIISFSRGFHGRTLLGMSLTSKVKPYKFQMGPFAPATYKAQFPYPLNKPESMTDDEYAQFCVRQFEDFLLTEVAPEEVAAVIMEPIQGEGGFIVPPVSFVQGVYNICKKHQILFISDEIQTGFGRTGAMFASTHFDIEPDIITMSKSIAAGLPISAVTGRAEIMDAPNPGEIGGTYGGSPLGCVAALAVIEKMEREDLSGRAQVIGDKIKAHFHALQKEFPVIAEVRGLGAMCAVEFIDPTTKQPAKELVAGLTKGCYESGVIVLSAGVHSNVLRFLSPLVITDEQLEEALDIMTDVLKSQYVTN from the coding sequence ATGTCCAAACAACGTCAATTTGTAAACGTAGCTGCTGGTGTGCCAGGTCCAAAGGGAGCGGCCCTGATTGAAAAAAGAAAGCAGTTCGTTCCAAAAGGTGTCGGCAACAATACCCCTGTTTTTGTAGAGTCAGCTTTAGGTGCCTTGGTTACGGATGTAGATGGTAATACGTACATCGATTTTGCCGGAGCGATCGGTACACTGAATGCCGGACACTGCCCGCCGGAAGTAGTTGAGGCACTAAAAGCGCAGCTGGACAAATACATTCATCCTTGCTTCCACGTAGGGATGTATGAGCCATATGTGGCGTTGGCTGAGAAGCTGACGCAAATCACACCAGGCAGCTTTGAAAAGAAGACGATGCTCGCAAACAGCGGGGCAGAAGCAGTAGAGAACGCGGTAAAAATCGCCCGCAAATACACAGGACGCCCAGGGATCATTTCCTTTAGCCGCGGCTTCCATGGTCGTACGCTTCTGGGCATGTCACTGACTTCCAAGGTGAAGCCGTACAAATTCCAGATGGGTCCATTCGCTCCAGCTACGTATAAAGCGCAGTTCCCGTATCCACTGAACAAGCCGGAATCCATGACTGATGATGAGTACGCGCAATTCTGCGTGCGTCAGTTCGAGGACTTCCTCTTGACTGAGGTTGCACCGGAAGAAGTGGCTGCCGTGATTATGGAGCCGATTCAGGGAGAAGGCGGCTTTATCGTTCCGCCTGTGTCCTTCGTTCAAGGTGTCTATAACATTTGTAAAAAGCATCAAATTCTCTTCATTTCGGATGAGATTCAAACAGGCTTCGGTCGTACTGGCGCCATGTTTGCTTCTACCCATTTTGATATCGAGCCAGATATCATCACCATGTCCAAATCAATCGCGGCAGGCTTGCCTATCTCTGCGGTTACGGGACGCGCAGAAATCATGGACGCGCCAAATCCAGGTGAGATCGGCGGTACCTATGGAGGAAGCCCGCTTGGCTGTGTAGCGGCATTGGCAGTCATTGAAAAAATGGAGCGCGAAGACCTTTCTGGTCGTGCGCAGGTGATCGGGGACAAGATCAAGGCGCATTTCCACGCGTTGCAAAAAGAGTTCCCTGTGATCGCAGAGGTGCGCGGGCTAGGTGCGATGTGCGCCGTAGAATTTATCGATCCAACAACCAAACAACCAGCGAAAGAGCTCGTTGCTGGCTTGACCAAAGGCTGCTACGAGTCTGGCGTCATCGTCCTTTCTGCTGGCGTACACAGCAACGTGCTGCGCTTCCTGTCTCCACTGGTTATTACAGACGAGCAACTGGAAGAGGCACTGGACATTATGACGGATGTTCTGAAAAGCCAATACGTGACGAACTAA